The genomic DNA TCAGCCTTGCGGTTACAGGTTTTTTGGGGCTGGCTAAACTGGGGGAGTTGTTGGCGGGTTTCGCCAATTCCACTGTCTGGCTCGTAGTGTCGGCGTTTATGCTTTCGTGCGGGTTTAGCAAGACAGGCCTGGGCAGAAGGGTTGCTTATGTGCTTATCAGGAAATTTGGCAAAAACACCCTTAACCTGGGTTACGCCATTGCCGCCAGCGAATTCATCTTTTGCCCGGCTACCCCTTCCAGCGCCGCCAGGGGAGGCGCCATTCTTTATCCCGTCGTCCGCAGCCTGTCCAGCGCCTTTAAGTCCGAGCCGGGCGAAAGCGCCCAACGCATAGGTTCCTATTTGATGCAAGTTGGCTTTCAGTCTAATTGCATGAGCGGTGCCTTATTCTTGACCGCCATGGTCGGCAACCCTCTTTGCGCCACTTTTGCCCAGCAAGCTTTTGGCATAACCATAACTTGGGCCGCCTGGGCCACTGCGGCGCTTGTGCCCGGCACATTGGCCATGTTTGCCATCCCGCTGGTCATGTATTACATAAATCCGCCGGAAATAAAACGGACACCGGAAGCCAAGGAGTTGGCGCAAGCTGAACTTGAGAAAATGGGCCCTATGACAAAAAAAGAGAAAATCATGGCTACCATTTTTGTGCTCAGCATTTTGCTCTGGGCAACTTCCCAATATACAAATATAAACGCCACCCTTGTCGCGTTAGGCGGCGCCGCGGCGCTTCTGACAACTTCCGCCATTGCCTGGCAGGATGTATTGGAGGAGAAGGGCGCTTGGGATACCATGGTTTGGATCGGCGGCCTTGTAACCTTGGCCGGCCTTTTGTCTAAATTTGGGTTGATTGCCTGGGTCAGCAAAATAATTGCCGCCTCTATCGTGGGGGTTCCCTGGATGCTTGCGTTGATTGCGGTAATTGTTTTCCACTTTTACAGCCACTATTTTTTCGCTTCCCTTACGGCGCACACTACGGCTCTTTATCCAGTGCTGATAGCGGTGGCCGGCAGCGCCGGCGGCTCTCCGATGCTGATTGCGTTAAGCATGGGTTTTTTCAATAATTTTTGCGCTTGCTTGACACATTACGGCAATGGCGTTGGCCCTATATATTTTGGCGCCGGGTATATGAGCCAAGGAAAATGGTGGAAGATTGGCTTCGTTATGTCCCTTGTGTACATGGCCGTCTGGCTGGGCATTGGGTTTGCCTGGTGGAAAGTGATAGGCCTATGGTAATGGATGCGGCAAACCGCTCAATAAGGGTTTCCGGTCCGCATGTATTTATCCGCCAATAAAAGCAAAGTCCATATTTTCGCGTTTGGCGTTCAGCAAAGCAATATTTTTTAAGGGAGGACAAAAAATGAAAAAAGTTATAATTACCGCAGCCCTTACCGGTTCTGTGCCAAGTAAAGAAAGGTTTCCCAATTTGCCCATTACTGTCGATGAAATCGTGGAAGATGCCATCAAATGCCATGACGCAGGGGCGGCCGTGGTCCATATCCATGTCCGAGACAAAGTTACCGGCAAAAATTGCCATGACGAAGATCAATTCCGCGCCGTCAAAGAAATTTTAACTCTGCGCTGCCCTGATCTGATCGTGCAATTATCTACCGGCGGGCGTTACGAAGTAGATGCCCATACCCGCAACAGCGGCCTGCGCTGCCACCCGGAAATGGCAAGTTGG from Acidaminococcales bacterium includes the following:
- a CDS encoding anion permease, which gives rise to MIILEKKYRDWGITIAVGIILWFMPVPAGLKPEAGKMFAVFAATIIGFILQPMPMGAMAILSLAVTGFLGLAKLGELLAGFANSTVWLVVSAFMLSCGFSKTGLGRRVAYVLIRKFGKNTLNLGYAIAASEFIFCPATPSSAARGGAILYPVVRSLSSAFKSEPGESAQRIGSYLMQVGFQSNCMSGALFLTAMVGNPLCATFAQQAFGITITWAAWATAALVPGTLAMFAIPLVMYYINPPEIKRTPEAKELAQAELEKMGPMTKKEKIMATIFVLSILLWATSQYTNINATLVALGGAAALLTTSAIAWQDVLEEKGAWDTMVWIGGLVTLAGLLSKFGLIAWVSKIIAASIVGVPWMLALIAVIVFHFYSHYFFASLTAHTTALYPVLIAVAGSAGGSPMLIALSMGFFNNFCACLTHYGNGVGPIYFGAGYMSQGKWWKIGFVMSLVYMAVWLGIGFAWWKVIGLW